One Benincasa hispida cultivar B227 chromosome 5, ASM972705v1, whole genome shotgun sequence genomic window carries:
- the LOC120077577 gene encoding trafficking protein particle complex subunit 2-like protein: MIVCVAVVGHQNNPLYIQSFTEADDALKLHHIVHCSLDVVDERVNNPRKSGPTLNETFLGLLYPTENYKVYGYLTNTKVKFIMVTTDLDVRDADVRSFFRRFHAAYVDAVSNPFHVPGKKITSKTFAESVSTIVKSFGFSSAI; encoded by the exons ATGATCGTCTGCGTCGCCGTCGTCGGCCACCAG AACAACCCCCTTTACATTCAAAGCTTCACGGAGGCCGATGATGCTCTCAAGCTCCACCACATTGTACACTGCTCGCTGGATGTCGTCGATGAGCGAG TGAACAATCCGAGAAAATCTGGACCGACTCTGAACGAGACATTTCTGGGTCTTCTTTATCCAACCGAAAATTACAAAGT GTATGGCTATTTGACTAACACCAAAGTGAAGTTTATTATGGTGACAACAGATCTAGATGTCAGAGATGCCGATGTGAGAAGT TTTTTCCGGAGATTTCATGCTGCATATGTAGATGCAGTTTCAAACCCATTTCATGTGCCAGGTAAGAAAATTACTTCCAAAACTTTTGCAGAAAGTGTTAGCACCAttgtcaagtcatttggcttcAGTTCAGCTATTTGA